Proteins encoded in a region of the Colius striatus isolate bColStr4 chromosome 18, bColStr4.1.hap1, whole genome shotgun sequence genome:
- the LOC104559984 gene encoding myosin heavy chain, skeletal muscle, adult isoform X1 produces the protein MSSPDADMAAFGEAAPYLRKSEKERIEAQNKPFDAKSSVFVVHPKESFVKGTIESKESGKVTVKTEGGETMTVKEDQIYSMNPPKYDKIEDMAMMTHLHEPAVLYNLKERYAAWMIYTYSGLFCVTVNPYKWLPVYNPEVVLAYRGKKRQEAPPHIFSISDNAYQFMLTDRENQSILITGESGAGKTVNTKRVIQYFATIAASGEKKKEDQPGKRCPSIIIILQGTLEDQIISANPLLEAFGNAKTVRNDNSSRFGKFIRIHFGATGKLASADIETYLLEKSRVTFQLKAERSYHIFYQIMSNKKPELIDMLLITTNPYDFHYVSQGEVTVPSIDDQEELMATDSAIDILGFSADEKTAIYKLTGAVMHYGNLKFKQKQREEQAEPDGTEVADKAAYLMGLNSAELLKALCYPRVKVGNEFVTKGQNVSQVNNSVGALAKAVFEKMFLWMVVRINQQLDTKQPRQYFIGVLDIAGFEIFDFNSFEQLCINFTNEKLQQFFNHHMFVLEQEEYKKEGIEWEFIDFGMDLAACIELIEKPMGIFSILEEECMFPKATDTSFKNKLYDQHLGKSNNFQKPKPAKGKAEAHFSLVHYAGTVDYNISGWLEKNKDPLNETVIGLYQKSSLKTLALLFASYGGADAGQLYGGGGGKKGGKKKGSSFQTVSALFRENLNKLMANLRSTHPHFVRCIIPNETKTPGAMEHELVLHQLRCNGVLEGIRICRKGFPSRVLYADFKQRYRVLNASAIPEGQFMDSKKASEKLLGSIDVDHTQYRFGHTKVFFKAGLLGLLEEMRDDKLAEIITRTQARCRGFLMRVEYQRMVERRESIFCIQYNVRAFMNVKHWPWMKLYFKIKPLLKSAESEKEMANMKEEFEKTKEELAKSEAKRKELEEKMVALVQEKNDLQLQVQAEADSLADAEERCDQLIKTKIQLEAKIKEVTERAEDEEEINAELTAKKRKLEDECSELKKDIDDLELTLAKVEKEKHATENKVKNLTEEMAALDETIAKLTKEKKALQEAHQQTLDDLQAEEDKVNTLTKAKTKLEQQVDDLEGSLEQEKKLRMDLERAKRKLEGDLKLANDSILDLENDKQQLDEKLKKKDFEISQIQSKIEDEQALGMQLQKKIKELQARIEELEEEIEAERTSRAKAEKHRADLSRELEEISERLEEAGGATAAQVEMNKKREAEFQKMRRDLEEATLQHEATAAALRKKHADSTAELGEQIDNLQRVKQKLEKEKSELKMEIDDLASNMESVSKAKANLEKMCRTLEDQLSEIKTKEEQNQRMINDLNAQRARLQTESGEFSRQVEEKDALISQLSRGKQGFTQQIEELKRHLEEEIKAKNALAHALQSARHDCDLLREQYEEEQEAKGELQRALSKANSEVAQWRTKYETDAIQRTEELEEAKKKLAQRLQDAEEHVEAVNAKCASLEKTKQRLQNEVEDLMIDVERSNAACAALDKKQKNFDKILAEWKQKYEETQAELEASQKESRSLSTELFKMKNAYEESLDHLETLKRENKNLQQEISDLTEQIAEGGKAIHELEKVKKQIEQEKSELQASLEEAEASLEHEEGKILRLQLELNQIKSEIDRKIAEKDEEIDQLKRNHLRVVESMQSTLDAEIRSRNEALRLKKKMEGDLNEMEIQLSHANRQAAEAQKNLRNTQAVLKDAQIHLDDAVRTQEDLKEQVAIVERRANLLQAEVEELRAALEQTERSRKLAEQELVDASERVQLLHTQNTSLINTKKKLETDILQIQNEMEETIQEARNAEEKAKKAITDAAMMAEELKKEQDTSAHLERMKKNLDQTVKDLQHRLDEAEQLALKGGKKQLQKLEARVRELEGEVDAEQKRSAEAVKGVRKYERRVKELTYQSEEDRKNILRLQDLVDKLQTKVKSYKRQAEEAEELSNVNLSKFRKIQHELEEAEERADIAESQVNKLRVKSREIHGKKIEEEE, from the exons ATGTCGTCTCCGGACGCTGATATGGCCGCCTTTGGGGAGGCGGCTCCTTACCTCCGAAAATCAGAGAAGGAGAGAATTGAGGCCCAGAACAAGCCCTTCGATGCCAAGTCATCCGTCTTTGTGGTGCATCCCAAGGAATCCTTTGTGAAAGGGACAATCGAGAGCAAAGAATCGGGGAAGGTCACTGTCAAGACTGAAGGTGGAGAG ACTATGACTGTGAAGGAAGATCAAATCTACTCCATGAACCCTCCCAAGTACGACAAAATCGAGGACATGGCCATGATGACCCACCTCCACGAGCCCGCCGTGCTGTACAACCTCAAAGAGCGTTACGCAGCCTGGATGATCTAC ACCTACTCGGGTCTCTTCTGCGTCACCGTCAACCCCTACAAGTGGCTGCCGGTGTACAACCCGGAGGTGGTGTTGGCCTACCGAGGCAAGAAGCGCCAGGAGGCCCCTCCACACATCTTCTCCATCTCTGACAACGCCTATCAGTTCATGCTGACTG ATCGCGAGAACCAGTCGATCCTGATCAC CGGAGAATCCGGTGCAGGGAAGACTGTGAACACAAAGCGTGTCATCCAGTACTTTGCAACAATTGCAGCCAGTggggagaagaagaaggaagaccAGCCTGGCAAA AGATGCCCATCAATAATTATCATCCTGCAGGGAACGCTTGAGGATCAAATCATCAGCGCCAACCCACTGCTGGAGGCTTTTGGAAATGCCAAGACTGTGAGGAACGACAACTCCTCACGCTTT GGTAAATTCATCAGAATCCACTTTGGTGCCACAGGCAAACTGGCTTCTGCTGACATTGAGACTT ATCTGCTGGAGAAGTCCAGAGTCACTTTCcagctgaaagcagaaagaagctACCACATATTCTATCAGATCATGTCCAACAAGAAGCCAGAGCTAATTG ACATGCTCCTCATTACCACCAACCCTTACGATTTCCACTACGTGAGTCAAGGTGAGGTCACTGTGCCCAGCATTGATGACCAGGAGGAGCTGATGGCTACAGAT AGTGCCATTGACATCCTGGGCTTCAGTGCTGATGAGAAGACAGCCATCTACAAACTGACAGGGGCTGTCATGCACTATGGCAACCTGAAGTTCAAGCAGAAACAACgagaggagcaggcagagcctgATGGCACAGAAG TGGCTGACAAGGCTGCCTACTTGATGGGCCTCAACTCAGCGGAATTGCTCAAAGCCCTGTGTTATCCCCGAGTCAAAGTTGGGAATGAATTTGTGACCAAAGGTCAAAATGTGTCACAG GTGAACAATTCCGTGGGTGCTCTGGCAAAGGCTGTCTTTGAGAAGATGTTCCTGTGGATGGTTGTTCGTATCAACCAACAGCTGGATACGAAGCAGCCCAGACAGTACTTCATTGGTGTCCTGGACATTGCTGGCTTTGAGATCTTTGAT TTCAACAGCTTTGAGCAGCTGTGCATCAACTTCACCAATGAGAAACTGCAACAGTTCTTCAACCACCACATGTtcgtgctggagcaggaggagtaCAAGAAGGAAGGGATTGAATGGGAGTTCATTGACTTTGGGATGGACCTGGCTGCCTGCATTGAGCTCATTGAGAAG CCCATGGGCATCTTCTCCATCCTGGAAGAGGAGTGCATGTTCCCCAAGGCAACTGACACCTCTTTCAAGAACAAGCTCTATGACCAGCACCTGGGAAAGTCCAACAACTTCCAGAAGCCCAAGCCTGCCAAAGGCAAGGCTGAGGCTCACTTCTCCCTGGTGCACTATGCTGGCACAGTGGACTACAACATCAGTGGCTGGCTGGAGAAGAACAAGGACCCCCTGAATGAAACTGTCATTGGGTTGTACCAGAAATCATCCCTGAAGACACTGGCCCTACTCTTTGCCAGCTATGGTGGAGCAGATGCAGGTCAGCTCT ATGGTGGTGGCGGTGGCAAAAAGGGTGGCAAGAAGAAGGGTTCCTCTTTCCAGACTGTCTCAGCTCTTTTCCGG GAGAATCTGAACAAGCTGATGGCTAACCTGAGAAGCACTCACCCCCATTTTGTACGATGCATCAtcccaaatgaaacaaaaacacctG GTGCCATGGAGCATGAGCTGGTGCTGCATCAGCTGAGGTGTAATGGTGTGCTGGAAGGGATCAGGATTTGCAGGAAAGGATTCCCCAGCAGAGTCCTGTATGCTGACTTCAAACAGAG ataTAGAGTGCTTAATGCCAGTGCTATCCCAGAGGGACAGTTCATGGACAGCAAGAAGGCTTCAGAGAAGCTCCTTGGATCCATTGATGTGGATCACACGCAGTACAGATTTGGGCACACCAAG GTGTTCTTCAAAGCTGGGCTCCTGGGACTCCTGGAGGAGATGAGAGATGACAAGCTGGCAGAAATCATCACTCGCACACAGGCCAGATGCAGGGGCTTCCTCATGAGAGTGGAGTACCAGAGAATGGTGGAAAGGAG AGAGTCCATCTTCTGCATCCAGTACAACGTTCGTGCATTCATGAACGTCAAGCACTGGCCCTGGATGAAGCTGTACTTCAAGATCAAGCCCTTGCTGAAGAGTGCAGAGTCTGAGAAGGAGATGGCCAACATGAAGGAAGAGTTTGAGAAAACCAAGGAGGAGCTTGCCAAGTCTGAGGCAaagaggaaggagctggaggagaaaatgGTGGCCCTGGTGCAGGAGAAAAACGATCTGCAGCTCCAAGTGCAGGCT GAAGCAGACAGCTTGGCTGATGCTGAGGAAAGGTGTGACCAGCtcatcaaaaccaaaatccagCTGGAAGCCAAAATTAAGGAGGTGACTGAAAGGGCTGAAGATGAGGAGGAAATTAATGCTGAGCTGACAGCCAAGAAGAGGAAGCTGGAAGATGAATGTTCAGAGCTGAAGAAAGATATTGATGACCTTGAGTTAACATTGGCCAAGgttgagaaggaaaaacatgCCACTGAAAACAAG GTGAAAAACCTCACAGAGGAGATGGCAGCTCTGGATGAGACCATCGCCAAGCtgacaaaagagaagaaagcccTCCAAGAGGCCCATCAGCAGACATTGGACGACCTGCAGGCGGAAGAGGACAAAGTCAACACGCTGACCAAAGCTAAAACCAAGCTGGAGCAGCAAGTGGATGAT ctggaagggtCCCTGGAGCAAGAGAAGAAACTGCGCATGGACCTGGAGAGAGCCAAGAGGAAACTCGAAGGAGACCTGAAGCTGGCCAATGACAGTATATTGGATTTAGAAAATGATAAGCAGCAGCTGGATGAGAAACTGAAGAA GAAAGACTTTGAAATCAGCCAGATCCAGAGCAAAATCGAAGATGAGCAAGCTCTGGGCATGCAGTTACAGAAGAAGATCAAGGAGCTGCAG GCTCGTATTGAGGAACTGGAGGAGGAAATTGAGGCCGAGCGAACGTCTCGGGCAAAAGCAGAGAAGCATCGGGCTGACCTctccagggagctggaggagatcAGCGAGCGGCTGGAAGAAGCAGGAGGGGCGACAGCAGCTCAGGTGGAGATGAACAAGAAGCGTGAGGCGGAGTTCCAGAAGATGCGGCGTGACCTGGAAGAGGCCACGCTGCAGCACGAAGCCACGGCTGCCGCCCTGCGCAAGAAGCACGCGGACAGCACAGCCGAGCTTGGGGAGCAGATCGACAACCTGCAGCGAgtgaagcagaagctggagaaggagaagagtgAGCTGAAGATGGAGATTGACGACTTGGCCAGTAACATGGAGTCTGTCTCCAAAGCCAAG GCCAATCTGGAGAAAATGTGCCGCACACTGGAAGACCAACTGAGTGAAATCAAAACTAAGGAGGAGCAGAACCAGCGCATGATCAATGACCTCAATGCTCAAAGAGCTCGTCTGCAGACAGAATCAG GTGAATTTTCCCGCCAGGTGGAGGAGAAAGATGCTCTGATTTCTCAGCTGTCAAGGGGCAAGCAAGGATTTACCCAGCAGATTGAGGAACTCAAGAGGCATCTAGAGGAAGAGATAAAG GCCAAGAACGCCCTGGCCCACGCCTTGCAGTCTGCTCGCCACGACTGCGACTTGCTCCGGGAACAATatgaggaggagcaggaagcCAAGGGGGAGCTGCAGCGGGCCCTGTCCAAGGCCAACAGTGAAGTGGCCCAGTGGAGAACCAAATACGAGACGGACGCTATTCAGCGCAccgaggagctggaggaggccaA GAAGAAGCTGGCACAGCGCctgcaggatgcagaggaaCACGTTGAAGCTGTCAATGCCAAATGTGCCTCTCTGgaaaagacaaagcagaggctgcagaatGAAGTGGAGGACCTGATGATTGATGTGGAGAGATCAAAtgctgcctgtgcagctctggATAAGAAGCAGAAGAACTTTGACAAG ATCCTGGCAGAATGGAAGCAGAAGTATGAGGAAACACAGGCTGAGCTGGAAGCCTCCCAGAAGGAGTCTCGCTcgctcagcacagagctgtttaAGATGAAGAATGCCTATGAGGAGTCCTTGGACCACTTGGAAACGCTGAAGCGTGAGAACAAGAACTTGCAGC aGGAGATTTCTGACCTCACAGAGCAGATTGCAGAGGGAGGAAAGGCAATTCATGAGTTGGAGAAAGTCAAGAAGCAAATTGAGCAAGAGAAATCTGAACTCCAAGCCTCCCTGGAAGAAGCTGAG GCTTCCCTGGAACATGAAGAGGGGAAGATCCTGCGCCTCCAGCTTGAGCTCAACCAGATCAAGTCAGAGATTGACAGGAAGATAGCAGAGAAAGATGAGGAGATTGACCAGCTGAAGAGAAACCACCTCCGAGTTGTGGAGTCCATGCAGAGCACCCTGGATGCTGAGATCAGGAGCAGGAATGAAGCCCTGAGGCtgaagaagaagatggagggAGACCTGAATGAAATGGAGATCCAGCTGAGCCATGCCAACAGACAGGCTGCAGAGGCACAAAAGAACCTGAGAAACACACAGGCAGTGCTTAAG GATGCTCAGATCCACTTGGACGATGCTGTCAGGACCCAGGAGGACCTGAAGGAGCAGGTGGCCATTGTGGAGCGCAGAGCAAACCTGCTGCAGGCTGAAGTTGAGGAGCTACgggcagctctggagcagaCAGAGCGGTCGAGGAAACTGGCTGAGCAGGAACTTGTTGATGCCAGTGAACGTGTGCAGCTCCTCCATACCCAG AACACCAGCTTGATCAACAccaagaagaagctggaaacaGACATCTTGCAAATTCAGAATGAAATGGAGGAGACGATCCAGGAAGCCCGCAATGCTGAGGagaaggccaagaaggccatcACTGAT gctgccatGATGGCAGAAGAGCTGAAGAAGGAGCAGGACACCAGTGCCCACCTGGAGAGGATGAAGAAGAACCTGGACCAGACAGTGAAGGACCTGCAGCACCGTCTGGATGAGGCCGAGCAGTTGGCACTGAAGGGAGGCAAGAAGCAACTTCAGAAGCTGGAGGCCAGA GTGCgggagctggaaggggaggtTGATGCTGAGCAGAAGCGCAGCGCTGAAGCCGTGAAGGGTGTGCGCAAGTACGAGAGGAGGGTGAAGGAGCTGACCTACCAG TCTGAGGAAGACAGGAAGAATATTCtcaggctgcaggatctggtgGACAAGCTGCAAACGAAGGTGAAATCCTACAAGAGACAAGCTGAGGAGGCT GAGGAGCTGTCTAATGTCAACCTCTCCAAGTTCCGCAAGATCCAGCACGAGCTGGAGGAAGCCGAGGAGCGGGCTGACATTGCAGAGTCGCAGGTCAACAAGCTCCGAGTGAAGAGCCGCGAGATTCATGGCAAGAAGATAGAAGAGGAAGAGTGA